One genomic window of Candidatus Omnitrophota bacterium includes the following:
- the pabB gene encoding aminodeoxychorismate synthase component I, protein MNKRRFQPIIEDIKDPAPPETLFAGIKNNPYSFFLDSSSDSGKLGRFSFFGCDPFLIFSSKGTAITLERTGIGREHFSADPFMALRDILKRYETAGADGLPFTSGGVGYFAYDMKEFVERLPASSVDDLGIPDCMIGFYDRVVIYDNLEGRCRIASSGLPETDQSRRNRRAVGRIKEFKDIIDTDEHGSKTDMRGSSYGRGHHSPLLKSNFSFGSYIEAIRRAKEYIKKGDIYQVNLSQRFEAGLDHDPFELYSRLRRVSPAPFSAYLGFGGVTVASSSPERFLMKRGGYIETRPIKGTRPRGDDTAEDARLEGELLASAKDRAEHVMIVDLERNDLGRICEYGSIRPTEFVILEKYATVSHLVSTVSGRLRDGIDPIDCLLATFPGGSITGAPKIRSMEIIDELEPVRRSVYTGSIGYISFDGNMDTSIAIRTFLIKGDKAYFQVGGGIVADSDPESEYLETLDKAKGMFRALGVAMPKREHLCV, encoded by the coding sequence ATGAATAAGAGACGCTTCCAGCCGATCATAGAAGATATAAAAGATCCTGCCCCGCCGGAAACTCTCTTTGCCGGAATAAAAAATAATCCGTACAGCTTCTTTCTCGACAGCTCATCCGACAGCGGGAAACTGGGGCGCTTCTCATTTTTCGGGTGTGACCCGTTCCTCATCTTCAGCAGTAAAGGCACTGCCATAACTTTGGAACGGACAGGGATAGGCCGGGAACATTTCAGCGCCGACCCGTTCATGGCGTTAAGAGATATCCTGAAAAGGTACGAAACGGCCGGGGCGGACGGCCTCCCGTTCACGTCCGGCGGCGTCGGATATTTTGCGTATGATATGAAGGAATTTGTCGAGCGCTTACCGGCGAGCTCAGTCGACGACCTCGGCATACCCGACTGCATGATCGGTTTTTATGACAGGGTGGTGATATACGATAACCTTGAGGGCAGATGCCGCATAGCGTCTTCCGGGCTGCCGGAGACGGACCAGTCCAGGCGTAACAGGCGTGCCGTAGGCCGGATAAAAGAATTTAAAGACATTATTGACACGGATGAACACGGATCAAAAACGGATATGCGCGGATCAAGTTACGGGCGCGGCCATCATTCTCCTTTACTGAAGTCGAACTTCTCTTTCGGATCTTATATCGAGGCGATAAGGAGGGCGAAGGAGTATATAAAGAAGGGCGATATCTACCAGGTGAACCTGTCGCAAAGGTTCGAGGCGGGGCTTGATCACGATCCGTTCGAGCTTTATTCGCGGCTCAGGAGAGTAAGCCCGGCCCCCTTTTCCGCATACCTCGGCTTCGGCGGGGTCACTGTGGCGAGCTCATCGCCGGAGAGGTTCCTGATGAAACGGGGCGGCTATATAGAGACGAGGCCGATAAAGGGGACCCGCCCGCGCGGTGATGACACCGCGGAAGACGCGCGGCTGGAAGGCGAACTGCTTGCGAGCGCCAAGGACCGCGCAGAGCATGTTATGATCGTGGACCTGGAGCGGAATGACCTGGGTAGGATATGCGAATACGGCTCGATAAGGCCGACCGAGTTCGTTATCCTGGAGAAGTACGCCACGGTATCCCATCTTGTATCGACGGTCAGCGGAAGACTGAGGGACGGTATCGACCCGATCGATTGCCTCCTGGCAACGTTCCCCGGCGGTTCCATAACCGGCGCGCCCAAGATACGGTCCATGGAGATAATAGATGAGCTCGAACCGGTGAGGCGTTCGGTCTATACCGGCTCGATAGGTTACATATCATTCGACGGGAATATGGATACATCGATAGCCATACGGACCTTTCTCATCAAGGGCGATAAGGCCTACTTCCAGGTAGGCGGCGGGATAGTCGCCGATTCCGACCCGGAGAGCGAATACCTCGAGACGCTCGACAAGGCGAAGGGGATGTTCCGGGCCCTCGGGGTCGCCATGCCTAAACGGGAGCATCTATGCGTATGA
- a CDS encoding aminotransferase class IV, with amino-acid sequence MKNGMVWMNGRFVDIDKAKVPISDRGFLYGDGVFETMRSYAGVIFRLDRHLDRLFGAFRVMKMDPPYAKKYLRGIAYRVLKANNLKSAYIRMAVTRGEGRFGIGYRDIFTPNTVVVAKEFEEYPRWMHKRGISAKVVDLRQNELSPLSGIKSLNFMPYILARLHAKEEGFDEAILANTKGHIAEAATSNIFIVRGYCLITPSLESGILPGITRGAVIEIAKRLKMRVIEKPVTRGELLGADEVFLTNSLAEVLPVRAVDSKRIGKGAPGDVTRLLRIAYQKQVIAETVL; translated from the coding sequence ATGAAGAACGGGATGGTCTGGATGAACGGCCGGTTCGTCGATATCGATAAGGCAAAGGTCCCGATATCCGACAGGGGTTTCTTATACGGCGACGGGGTCTTCGAGACGATGCGCTCATACGCGGGCGTCATATTCCGGCTCGACCGGCATCTGGACAGGTTATTCGGGGCATTCCGCGTCATGAAGATGGACCCGCCGTACGCCAAAAAATATCTCCGCGGCATAGCTTACAGGGTGCTGAAGGCGAACAACCTGAAGAGCGCATATATACGCATGGCGGTGACCAGGGGGGAAGGCCGGTTCGGCATAGGATACAGGGACATCTTCACGCCCAACACGGTCGTCGTAGCAAAAGAGTTCGAAGAGTACCCGCGCTGGATGCACAAAAGAGGCATAAGCGCGAAGGTGGTCGATCTCAGGCAGAACGAGCTCTCCCCGCTATCCGGCATAAAGTCGCTCAACTTCATGCCCTACATACTCGCGCGCCTACACGCAAAGGAAGAGGGTTTCGACGAAGCTATCCTGGCAAATACAAAAGGGCATATCGCCGAGGCGGCGACGAGCAATATCTTCATTGTCAGAGGATACTGCCTCATAACGCCTTCCCTCGAAAGCGGGATACTCCCGGGCATAACCCGCGGCGCAGTGATCGAGATAGCGAAACGGCTTAAGATGCGCGTCATAGAGAAGCCCGTGACGAGGGGCGAGCTCCTTGGCGCCGACGAGGTCTTTCTCACAAATTCGCTCGCCGAGGTCCTGCCCGTCCGTGCCGTCGATTCGAAGCGGATAGGGAAGGGCGCCCCCGGCGACGTCACCCGCCTCCTCCGCATCGCTTACCAGAAGCAGGTCATCGCAGAGACGGTGCTGTAG
- a CDS encoding TonB-dependent receptor — MRRIGALILLVSLCSGVAARAEEARTLEKIVVTPSRLEYSPTGSGRSVTILDEDAMGSCVYSSIPDMLGDLGGIDLRRRGVGGVQSDVNIRGTTFEQNTVMIDGIKVNDPQTGHYNMDLPVTGADIERIEILKGPASGLYGPNAFGGVINIITKKPRGRKIMAEAQGGSFDYFSGVVSVSQDLGTIANRFSFEESRSTGYMPETEYNILSLSDSAVMKIGEGTAGFFFGYTKKDFGADSFYSNLYPNEEEDTDTRFFKADYSIETGSLKIAPKLFLRRHKDKFALDRNRPGWQTNYHTTYNYGGELGFVLENDFCDVSYGFELSRDTIDSTNIQRHRRTKDGIYIEASPHLADDLSFIAGMREDRFSDFGWECSPYMSVIYRFFEDLSVRSSVGKAYRVPTFTDLYYSDAANIGSADLTPEHAWSYEAGADYVNGAIKCSATFFHRDSQDTIDWTRASSKEPWRVSNIGSIETNGVEFSLEIMPKAIIRSIPVDRIYFDYTTVDSCRKHDYLSKYALDYLKQHITCGLEYTLLDFKNYWTLNYKKRTGDSGYIVVDTKFEREIFRKKGLSLKAFLSVANLFDVTYSEQSDIPMPGREFRSGARFEF; from the coding sequence ATGCGGCGTATTGGCGCACTTATATTACTGGTTTCGTTATGCTCCGGAGTTGCCGCGCGTGCCGAAGAAGCGCGCACTCTCGAAAAGATCGTCGTCACCCCCTCCCGTCTCGAATATTCGCCGACCGGTTCAGGCCGCTCCGTCACTATCCTGGATGAAGATGCTATGGGCAGCTGCGTCTACAGCTCGATCCCGGATATGTTAGGCGACCTGGGCGGGATCGATCTGCGCAGGCGCGGTGTCGGCGGTGTCCAGTCAGATGTCAATATACGCGGCACGACGTTTGAGCAGAATACGGTCATGATAGACGGCATAAAGGTTAACGACCCGCAGACCGGCCACTACAATATGGACCTCCCCGTGACCGGGGCAGATATAGAGAGGATAGAGATACTGAAAGGCCCTGCGTCGGGTCTATACGGCCCGAACGCCTTCGGCGGCGTCATAAATATAATAACCAAAAAGCCCCGGGGAAGAAAGATCATGGCTGAGGCACAAGGCGGGTCCTTCGACTATTTTTCCGGAGTGGTCTCCGTCTCTCAGGATCTCGGGACCATCGCCAACCGTTTTTCGTTCGAGGAGAGCCGTTCGACGGGGTATATGCCGGAGACAGAATATAATATACTGTCATTGTCGGACAGCGCCGTCATGAAAATAGGCGAGGGGACGGCCGGCTTCTTCTTCGGGTATACCAAAAAGGACTTCGGCGCCGACAGCTTCTATTCGAACTTATATCCTAACGAGGAGGAAGATACCGACACGAGGTTCTTTAAGGCAGATTATTCTATCGAAACCGGCAGTTTAAAGATAGCGCCTAAACTCTTCTTAAGAAGGCACAAGGATAAATTTGCGCTCGACAGGAACAGGCCCGGATGGCAGACGAATTACCATACCACATATAATTACGGCGGAGAGCTCGGGTTCGTCCTTGAAAACGATTTCTGCGACGTCTCCTACGGATTCGAGCTTTCGCGGGACACGATAGATTCTACCAATATCCAGCGGCACAGGCGGACCAAAGACGGTATATACATAGAGGCCTCGCCGCATCTCGCCGACGACCTATCATTTATCGCAGGGATGAGGGAGGACCGGTTTTCTGATTTTGGCTGGGAGTGCTCTCCGTACATGAGCGTGATCTACCGTTTTTTCGAAGATCTCAGCGTGAGGTCTTCCGTCGGAAAGGCATACAGGGTCCCTACATTCACGGACCTCTATTACAGCGATGCGGCGAATATCGGCAGTGCCGACCTGACCCCGGAACACGCATGGTCATACGAAGCCGGTGCTGACTATGTAAACGGTGCAATAAAATGTTCGGCCACGTTCTTCCACCGTGACTCACAAGATACTATCGATTGGACCCGCGCTTCATCGAAAGAGCCGTGGCGTGTCTCCAATATCGGTTCTATAGAAACGAACGGGGTTGAGTTCTCTCTCGAGATAATGCCCAAAGCGATCATCAGATCGATCCCGGTCGACAGGATATACTTTGACTACACAACGGTCGATTCCTGCAGGAAACATGACTATCTTTCAAAATATGCCCTCGATTACCTGAAACAGCATATCACCTGCGGCCTTGAGTATACACTCTTGGATTTTAAAAACTATTGGACGCTCAATTACAAGAAGCGTACCGGCGATTCCGGCTATATAGTCGTCGATACCAAGTTCGAGAGGGAGATATTCCGTAAGAAGGGTCTCTCCCTGAAAGCATTCCTGAGCGTAGCAAACCTCTTCGATGTCACTTACTCCGAGCAGTCCGACATCCCCATGCCAGGCCGCGAGTTTCGCTCCGGCGCCCGTTTCGAGTTTTGA
- a CDS encoding helix-turn-helix domain-containing protein — translation MNYIMTSRIYFRAIAILIASSMLLQDAAFALSPASRFKPIASAGEEAALRGSFREGASTAIILTTIAHHLKLGVSQHTLIPELKKIISASDLAAIKAKDPVLAGCEIDELSYDGPNKIYSLPIYRDGIKSLQYRFYLAEKPLEKRDSRILAASGEGELSVYMTIEPAGAASPGPQAATEEDDLADLKTWLKGRSGLELAVGLLKIESGGFTEDERVRAIVDGIYEAGAWPEEAFPGPGRELTAEYLPLMEENESFASNIPAILNGEENYSVPLHHFIPEGKLGKVLKRITNAMRMTPRHLFIPRPMQLLAYKDNAQPIGYSQTISQPSLVAMILAFLDIKEDERVLEVGAGSGWLSAVMARLARDVKAVEIIPQLTARARRTIKALGLKNVEIMQAGGTLGYPPGGPYDVIVVSAGAGSEDAPEVLADQLAVNGRMIIPVYNKEMSAERNETIYDLTLFTRKKARLWGDPRLVKIGVVQYSYFVPLIEKTPGEPKPRSLGAAAADGPEFGDKIPVVESPVDGPRSTKSSGPEGELPKPPPFMEETISALERAGGKWTKAADDLGISRQDFSKRIKAIGRAAYELGDEATFARLDRAHISLPSFTEETISALERTGGNMTRAAGILSVSESDVSYRVKTIRNTASRSGDKATLARLNRALVSLPSYTEDTIAALDRADGNQTKAAGYLGIRREAFFKRMVTIRKAASKLGDEATLARLNKARISLPPFTEETISALETAGGSQAKAVGTLGVSDSDVSYRTKVIRKAASEKGDEATLARLNRALVSLPSYTEDTIAALEKTDGNMTRAAAVLDISKVALTYRVGKIIKAASGKGDEATLARLNGVLKKRKGPGRRPRSLGAAAADGPESGGTAMGRMLAPTTFSYPGEAAGVYIVVTEEADKAANEGLHYMKVEIDYNDYARPVILKMEEPAGVSGKNVRDLIVQFIEQKGTEFEDGQLSHDYFKSGLREDIANILKRNSAATGIQRIIVSGNYEVYEEIVLEDDRSSEEERKAIAGRMEREMLGTYFLIFHKHLKDEAGSDIVKHEVYEFRHRDRQIVERAIVWRDRSVPAEEDLAAMIKDDRTNFLDNLAALKNAPITTPEKLRERPGRIPPEASGQIGIPGLLDRIRNSVSAEDIEMRILEARSEIELGKMTVEEFAEALLEFANSDGRVTEKAYRVLGSLPLPDEMKTRFFFVNSLLEWARQTEEGKEAFPVQPVWNADDTMLGKPDERGEVVSLTPEVAVLLDRAMHYPVDIFMEAVRRRTNIRRMSSEWQFIRKLRCVSGFIVSEEAAQEFTALTDDGRRKIMGVYEEYSKAALPLQYEADLISYDNLTPAGHDRYGDLFDQSFFGKASGSLFYFAARDCAAMRDEIKAIDMRIGYESFNASRMAAAMANIKKGRADIAIGQYRAVLEKVPYFAAKVARDLADLIIAEGERQLGPDVTVAGVVRLVALALQKEGVTDEFDRLRAQSPQEKWLAGLEDEVRRTGGRVKLTIPLRTPKGTIDSLLVHDRVFAPDHTSEYLIAALDENNFIREGMEVGVIGAGSGYDTIFAANDVGPNGHVEATDRGEGWAVANARANVKDSGLSERANISVRDGLNGLGRFDVIISNCPEVLEDEVPIDSIMSAGFIYRAGFERIMRSMREHLKPGGFALVRLFKSGYYDEFFDEAGFDIEEITVPRLDEKAEEEYRGQVVYKLTPRPTESDAIAAFNAFDSGLAATADNCEIERDYTGHINVTWRLTDKAAGRRFIVQKLNTIFDIDAIGHNLTVLEDTQARAGEFLPDHWQKVSYLDRKDGGGKIYYDGAGMAWRVMDFIPGDILIYSSFSEVPEADRQYAARSLGEAIAIFGRMVADVPQDSWRNPLPNFHNAGYHRGYLDAILRGEETVLSLSHDTSRKVRLQGAFMARYKDRVDALMAKVRERDGLAASLNDLGKALTHGDTKINNAVFARDAQGRIRCISLIDLDTIQVGGLLDDLGDALRSAGNPAGEAPEDINSVTIDMEVVNDIIDGYLDKTGEFYGADRAAELRGEAVTAFKQFLYVQCIRFFADSLVGNRYFKPGPGQSEDINLYRAEVQMRALEELEKIEGRRMRDEKRPEEAREATMLTDRIRLMAHAAEEKNETIVIGLESNEWIPPLQRKQNLIQPLVNEFTNRLEAELKKAGHDNVKIVGGAGDDLAQNVLAKIAEYNVKPHNAFVIASEVTVNNKDLEKFKELIGRAFIAGMDTSKLQAESGEELNYIRLCEMVRMAMELAEFVSKAKERRERGELAQEELAGVVSEMLRAFRKNHPHIGIDDKEMLENGMVLFMPDIEPKDPGELKIIYDSQQTALIAA, via the coding sequence ATGAACTACATAATGACCAGCAGGATATATTTCCGGGCAATTGCTATCCTTATAGCATCATCGATGCTCTTACAGGACGCTGCCTTTGCGCTCTCTCCCGCGTCCAGGTTTAAACCGATAGCGTCTGCCGGAGAAGAGGCGGCCCTTCGAGGATCATTCAGGGAAGGCGCCTCAACCGCGATAATTTTGACTACGATCGCCCACCACCTAAAACTCGGCGTATCCCAGCACACCCTTATCCCCGAACTGAAGAAGATCATATCCGCATCGGACCTTGCGGCGATAAAGGCGAAAGACCCTGTCCTTGCAGGCTGCGAGATCGATGAGCTTTCTTACGATGGCCCAAATAAGATCTACTCTCTTCCGATATACCGTGACGGAATAAAGTCCTTGCAATATAGATTCTACCTTGCCGAGAAGCCGCTGGAGAAGCGCGACAGCCGTATCCTCGCCGCGAGCGGCGAAGGGGAGCTTAGCGTTTATATGACGATCGAGCCGGCCGGAGCTGCGAGCCCCGGGCCACAAGCTGCTACGGAAGAAGACGACCTGGCAGATCTCAAAACATGGCTTAAGGGAAGATCCGGCTTAGAGCTTGCGGTTGGATTATTGAAGATAGAGTCGGGAGGATTTACGGAAGATGAGCGCGTCCGCGCTATAGTGGACGGTATATACGAAGCCGGCGCGTGGCCGGAAGAGGCATTCCCGGGGCCCGGGAGAGAATTGACGGCGGAATATCTGCCCTTAATGGAAGAGAACGAGTCATTCGCTTCAAATATCCCGGCGATCCTGAATGGCGAAGAGAATTATTCCGTCCCCCTGCATCATTTTATCCCTGAAGGGAAATTGGGAAAGGTCCTGAAGAGGATAACAAATGCCATGCGCATGACACCGCGCCACCTCTTCATCCCGCGCCCTATGCAGTTATTGGCTTATAAAGACAATGCGCAGCCTATAGGATATTCCCAGACGATCTCACAGCCGTCGCTTGTGGCGATGATCCTGGCGTTCCTCGATATAAAAGAAGACGAAAGGGTCCTTGAGGTAGGCGCCGGGAGCGGTTGGCTCTCTGCAGTGATGGCCCGCCTTGCCCGCGATGTGAAAGCGGTCGAGATAATACCTCAGCTTACCGCGCGCGCAAGGAGGACGATAAAAGCACTGGGCTTAAAAAATGTAGAGATCATGCAGGCCGGCGGGACGCTGGGCTATCCTCCCGGGGGCCCGTATGATGTCATAGTCGTTTCGGCCGGCGCGGGAAGCGAAGATGCGCCCGAGGTCCTGGCGGACCAGCTGGCCGTGAACGGCCGTATGATAATCCCCGTTTACAATAAGGAGATGTCGGCTGAACGCAATGAGACGATCTACGACCTGACATTATTCACCAGGAAGAAGGCCCGGCTCTGGGGCGATCCGAGGTTGGTCAAGATCGGAGTTGTGCAGTACAGCTACTTCGTTCCGCTGATAGAGAAGACGCCCGGCGAGCCGAAGCCCCGCTCCCTCGGCGCGGCCGCGGCGGACGGGCCGGAGTTTGGGGATAAGATACCGGTCGTAGAGTCCCCGGTCGACGGTCCAAGGTCCACAAAATCGTCAGGTCCCGAGGGTGAGTTGCCCAAGCCCCCGCCCTTTATGGAAGAGACGATCTCCGCGCTGGAGAGGGCAGGCGGTAAATGGACGAAGGCGGCCGATGATCTTGGCATAAGCAGACAGGACTTTTCTAAAAGGATAAAGGCGATAGGAAGGGCCGCTTACGAATTGGGCGACGAGGCCACATTTGCCCGGCTCGATAGGGCGCACATATCATTGCCGTCCTTTACGGAAGAGACGATCTCCGCGCTGGAGAGGACGGGCGGTAACATGACCAGGGCCGCCGGGATCCTTAGCGTATCCGAGTCAGACGTCTCATACAGGGTAAAGACGATAAGAAATACCGCTTCCAGATCGGGCGACAAAGCCACGCTTGCCCGCCTCAATAGGGCGCTCGTATCATTACCGTCCTATACGGAAGATACGATAGCCGCACTGGATAGGGCAGACGGTAACCAGACGAAGGCGGCCGGTTACCTTGGTATAAGAAGAGAGGCCTTTTTTAAAAGGATGGTAACGATCAGAAAGGCCGCTTCCAAATTGGGCGACGAGGCCACACTTGCCCGCCTCAATAAGGCGCGCATATCATTACCGCCCTTTACGGAAGAGACGATCTCCGCGCTGGAGACGGCAGGCGGTAGTCAGGCAAAGGCCGTCGGCACCCTTGGCGTATCCGATTCAGACGTATCCTACAGGACAAAGGTTATAAGAAAGGCCGCTTCCGAGAAAGGCGATGAGGCCACGCTTGCCCGCCTCAATAGGGCGCTCGTATCATTACCGTCCTATACGGAAGATACGATAGCTGCGCTGGAAAAGACAGACGGTAACATGACCAGGGCCGCCGCCGTTCTCGACATATCCAAGGTGGCCCTCACATACAGGGTCGGAAAGATAATAAAGGCCGCTTCCGGGAAAGGCGATGAGGCCACGCTTGCGCGGCTTAATGGGGTGCTCAAAAAGCGTAAAGGACCCGGGCGGCGTCCCCGCTCCCTCGGCGCGGCCGCGGCGGACGGACCGGAGTCCGGAGGCACGGCCATGGGCCGGATGCTTGCGCCGACAACATTCAGCTATCCCGGCGAGGCCGCCGGAGTTTATATTGTGGTGACAGAGGAAGCCGATAAGGCGGCCAACGAAGGGCTTCACTACATGAAAGTCGAAATTGACTATAACGATTATGCGAGGCCTGTCATTCTTAAGATGGAAGAACCGGCAGGGGTGAGCGGTAAGAATGTCCGTGATCTGATAGTTCAATTCATCGAACAAAAAGGCACCGAGTTTGAGGATGGGCAGTTGAGCCACGATTATTTTAAGTCAGGGCTTCGGGAAGATATCGCGAATATTCTAAAGAGAAATTCCGCCGCAACAGGCATACAACGCATTATCGTGAGCGGCAACTACGAGGTGTATGAAGAGATCGTGCTGGAGGATGACCGGTCGAGCGAGGAAGAGAGGAAGGCCATTGCCGGGAGGATGGAGAGAGAGATGCTTGGCACCTATTTCCTAATCTTCCACAAACACCTTAAGGATGAGGCGGGGTCGGATATCGTAAAACATGAGGTCTATGAGTTCAGGCATAGGGACCGCCAGATCGTGGAGAGGGCTATCGTATGGCGGGACAGGTCGGTTCCCGCGGAAGAAGATCTGGCCGCGATGATAAAAGATGACAGGACGAATTTCCTGGATAATCTGGCGGCCCTTAAAAATGCTCCCATTACTACGCCGGAGAAGCTGCGCGAGAGGCCAGGCAGGATTCCGCCCGAAGCGTCCGGCCAGATAGGAATACCGGGGCTATTGGACAGGATACGGAATTCGGTCTCTGCGGAAGATATCGAGATGCGGATACTGGAGGCAAGGTCGGAGATAGAGCTCGGGAAGATGACCGTAGAGGAATTTGCGGAAGCGCTCCTGGAGTTTGCAAATAGCGATGGCAGAGTTACGGAAAAGGCATATAGAGTTCTCGGCTCATTGCCATTACCGGATGAAATGAAGACAAGATTTTTCTTCGTGAATTCGCTTTTGGAATGGGCGAGACAGACCGAAGAGGGCAAGGAGGCATTCCCGGTCCAACCGGTATGGAATGCGGATGACACTATGCTCGGCAAACCCGATGAAAGAGGTGAGGTCGTTTCTCTGACCCCGGAAGTGGCGGTACTGCTTGACAGGGCGATGCATTATCCGGTCGACATCTTTATGGAGGCGGTCCGAAGGCGTACAAATATCAGGCGGATGTCATCAGAATGGCAGTTTATCCGGAAGCTGCGGTGCGTAAGCGGATTTATCGTGTCGGAAGAGGCCGCCCAGGAATTCACTGCGCTGACAGATGACGGCAGGAGAAAGATCATGGGCGTATATGAGGAATATTCGAAAGCGGCGCTGCCGTTACAATACGAGGCAGACCTTATCTCATATGATAACCTAACGCCGGCAGGTCATGACAGGTATGGTGATCTATTTGACCAATCTTTCTTCGGAAAGGCATCGGGTTCTCTGTTCTATTTTGCTGCCCGGGATTGTGCTGCTATGCGGGACGAGATCAAGGCGATCGATATGAGAATAGGCTATGAATCTTTCAATGCATCACGCATGGCCGCCGCTATGGCCAATATAAAAAAGGGTCGTGCCGATATCGCGATAGGGCAATACAGGGCGGTTCTTGAGAAAGTGCCGTATTTTGCGGCAAAAGTGGCCAGGGATCTCGCGGATCTTATCATCGCGGAGGGAGAACGGCAGCTCGGGCCGGATGTGACCGTAGCCGGTGTGGTACGTCTGGTTGCGCTTGCCCTGCAGAAAGAAGGCGTCACCGATGAGTTCGACAGGTTACGGGCTCAGAGCCCTCAGGAGAAATGGCTCGCCGGCCTCGAAGACGAAGTCAGGAGGACGGGAGGACGCGTTAAGCTTACGATACCCCTGCGCACGCCAAAAGGGACGATAGATTCGCTGCTGGTGCATGACAGAGTATTCGCCCCGGACCATACGAGCGAATATCTGATAGCTGCTCTCGATGAGAATAACTTTATCAGAGAGGGGATGGAGGTCGGCGTGATCGGCGCCGGTTCCGGATATGATACGATCTTTGCGGCGAACGACGTCGGTCCTAACGGGCACGTCGAGGCGACAGACAGAGGTGAGGGTTGGGCGGTCGCAAATGCCAGGGCCAATGTGAAGGATAGCGGTTTAAGTGAACGGGCCAATATCTCCGTAAGAGACGGGTTGAATGGCCTGGGCAGATTTGACGTCATCATATCCAATTGTCCCGAAGTGTTGGAAGACGAAGTACCGATAGATTCCATTATGAGCGCCGGTTTCATCTACCGCGCCGGTTTTGAAAGGATAATGAGATCTATGCGAGAGCACCTGAAGCCGGGCGGATTCGCCCTGGTCAGGCTCTTCAAGTCCGGTTATTATGACGAATTCTTTGATGAGGCAGGGTTTGATATAGAAGAGATAACGGTCCCGCGGCTCGATGAAAAGGCGGAAGAGGAGTATAGAGGGCAGGTCGTCTATAAACTTACGCCGAGGCCCACGGAGAGTGATGCGATAGCCGCATTCAATGCCTTCGATTCAGGCTTGGCGGCCACGGCGGACAATTGCGAGATAGAGCGCGACTATACAGGCCATATCAATGTGACGTGGCGCCTCACGGATAAGGCGGCCGGCAGGAGATTCATCGTACAGAAACTGAATACCATATTCGATATAGACGCCATAGGCCACAACCTGACGGTCCTGGAAGATACCCAGGCCAGGGCCGGCGAATTCCTGCCGGATCACTGGCAAAAGGTGAGTTACCTTGACAGAAAAGACGGAGGAGGCAAGATCTATTACGACGGGGCTGGCATGGCATGGCGCGTCATGGACTTCATACCGGGTGATATACTTATATATAGCTCATTCAGCGAGGTGCCCGAAGCAGACAGACAGTACGCAGCCCGTTCCCTGGGCGAGGCGATAGCCATATTCGGCAGGATGGTCGCGGACGTCCCGCAGGATTCGTGGCGAAACCCGCTTCCCAACTTTCACAATGCCGGATATCACCGCGGTTATCTTGACGCCATTCTGCGGGGAGAGGAGACGGTATTAAGTTTAAGCCACGATACCTCCAGAAAAGTAAGATTACAGGGCGCCTTCATGGCGAGATATAAAGACCGTGTAGACGCGCTCATGGCCAAGGTGCGGGAGAGAGACGGACTTGCGGCATCCCTGAACGACCTCGGTAAGGCGCTGACCCATGGCGACACCAAGATAAATAATGCCGTCTTCGCCCGTGACGCGCAGGGCCGGATACGCTGTATATCACTGATAGACCTCGATACCATACAGGTGGGCGGCCTCCTGGACGATCTCGGTGACGCCTTACGTTCGGCCGGCAACCCGGCCGGCGAAGCGCCCGAGGATATAAATAGCGTGACCATAGATATGGAGGTAGTGAATGACATAATAGACGGATATCTGGATAAGACAGGAGAATTTTACGGCGCGGATAGGGCCGCAGAATTGCGGGGAGAGGCCGTAACGGCGTTCAAACAATTCCTCTATGTCCAATGTATCAGGTTCTTCGCGGATTCTCTCGTTGGTAACAGATACTTTAAACCGGGGCCCGGCCAATCGGAAGATATTAACCTCTACAGGGCGGAGGTGCAGATGCGCGCCCTCGAGGAACTCGAGAAGATAGAGGGACGAAGGATGAGGGATGAAAAACGACCGGAGGAAGCCCGGGAAGCGACGATGCTGACCGATAGGATACGGCTAATGGCGCATGCGGCGGAGGAGAAGAACGAGACTATAGTGATAGGCCTTGAATCGAATGAGTGGATCCCTCCGCTCCAGCGGAAGCAAAACCTCATCCAGCCGCTCGTGAACGAGTTCACCAACCGCCTGGAGGCGGAATTGAAGAAGGCCGGTCATGATAACGTCAAGATAGTCGGCGGCGCAGGAGATGACCTGGCCCAGAACGTCCTGGCCAAGATCGCAGAATATAATGTGAAACCGCATAACGCTTTTGTAATAGCAAGCGAGGTGACCGTAAACAATAAAGATCTTGAGAAATTTAAAGAATTGATCGGCAGGGCGTTCATCGCAGGCATGGATACTTCAAAACTGCAGGCGGAGTCGGGGGAGGAGCTTAATTACATACGGCTCTGTGAGATGGTCCGCATGGCGATGGAGCTTGCCGAATTCGTATCTAAGGCAAAAGAGAGAAGAGAGAGAGGTGAGCTGGCCCAGGAAGAGCTTGCCGGGGTAGTCAGCGAAATGCTCCGGGCGTTCAGAAAGAACCATCCCCATATAGGTATCGACGATAAAGAGATGCTCGAAAATGGCATGGTACTCTTCATGCCGGATATAGAGCCCAAAGATCCCGGTGAACTGAAAATTATCTACGACTCGCAGCAGACGGCGCTCATCGCCGCGTAA